One window from the genome of Rufibacter tibetensis encodes:
- a CDS encoding GNAT family N-acetyltransferase, whose amino-acid sequence METLTSVSIQPLLEAHYSRVKAIYEQGILTQNATLETSAPDWEKWNTGHLSHSRLIISTPDEEVAGWAALSPVSGRCVYGGVAEVSVYIDEEQRGKGLGKVLLQELITSSETHGIWTLQAGILKENEGSVALHQKCGFRIVGLRERLGQLRGQWRDTFLLERRSAIVGV is encoded by the coding sequence ATGGAAACACTTACCTCCGTCTCTATACAGCCTTTGTTGGAAGCCCACTATTCCCGCGTGAAGGCTATTTACGAACAGGGAATACTTACCCAGAATGCTACCTTAGAAACCTCGGCTCCGGATTGGGAAAAATGGAATACCGGGCACCTTTCTCATAGCCGCTTGATCATTTCAACCCCTGACGAGGAGGTGGCTGGCTGGGCTGCTCTCAGTCCGGTATCAGGAAGATGCGTGTACGGGGGCGTAGCTGAAGTAAGTGTCTATATAGATGAGGAACAAAGGGGCAAGGGGCTAGGAAAGGTTCTGCTCCAAGAGCTGATCACTTCCTCAGAAACCCATGGTATATGGACTTTGCAAGCTGGCATCTTGAAAGAAAATGAGGGAAGTGTGGCGCTGCACCAGAAATGCGGATTCAGAATAGTGGGCTTGCGTGAGCGACTAGGGCAACTAAGAGGCCAGTGGCGGGACACTTTTCTTTTAGAGCGCCGAAGCGCTATTGTGGGAGTTTAA
- a CDS encoding ArsI/CadI family heavy metal resistance metalloenzyme, whose protein sequence is MKRLHVNIGVHNLQESVAFYSALFATEPTVLKPDYAKWMLEDQRVNFAISAHGAQAGIEHLGIQAESPEELQEVYTRLEKAKGTIRQEGATTCCYAQSEKSWIQDPQGVEWETFYTFGEATT, encoded by the coding sequence ATGAAAAGACTACATGTAAACATCGGCGTGCACAACCTACAAGAATCAGTCGCCTTCTACTCCGCCCTTTTTGCTACGGAGCCAACCGTGCTGAAACCAGATTACGCTAAATGGATGCTGGAGGACCAGAGGGTAAACTTTGCGATCTCGGCGCACGGAGCCCAAGCCGGTATTGAGCATTTGGGCATTCAGGCCGAATCTCCTGAAGAGTTGCAGGAAGTGTATACTAGGCTGGAGAAAGCCAAAGGAACCATCCGACAGGAAGGCGCCACCACCTGCTGCTACGCGCAATCAGAGAAATCCTGGATTCAAGATCCGCAGGGAGTGGAGTGGGAAACTTTTTATACTTTTGGAGAGGCCACTACCTAA
- a CDS encoding sugar 3,4-ketoisomerase, whose protein sequence is MNKPYIIEFPAIGSSEIGYISVAENSDLLPFEVKRVFWTYGTPESIVRGRHAHYQTQQVILAVNGRILVTTEQADGPVEVFVLERPNLGLYVPPNVWHTMQYSNAAVQMVLASTSYSEEDYIRDHSEFRSVWK, encoded by the coding sequence GTGAATAAGCCATACATAATTGAATTCCCTGCCATAGGGAGTTCAGAAATAGGATATATCTCCGTTGCTGAGAACAGTGACCTATTGCCATTTGAGGTAAAAAGAGTCTTCTGGACCTATGGCACACCAGAAAGCATTGTAAGGGGGCGGCATGCCCATTACCAGACTCAGCAAGTTATCTTGGCAGTAAACGGCCGAATACTGGTTACGACTGAGCAGGCAGACGGACCAGTAGAAGTCTTTGTTTTAGAGAGACCCAATCTGGGCCTATACGTGCCGCCCAATGTCTGGCACACCATGCAATACTCTAATGCCGCTGTCCAGATGGTATTAGCCTCTACCTCTTACAGCGAAGAAGACTACATAAGGGATCACTCAGAATTTAGAAGTGTATGGAAATAA
- a CDS encoding GNAT family protein, which translates to MEISLEELIQSRKDALENYSPYSFIREIKPSNQFYLFVKDKIKRFGAVDTCYQLSITIDDSNFVFLYEDLPWDSKYFNRNCYKLFTVLYAQQNASALIKAIITFRTKLQEAGKCYCFAEIPAEDIFLIQCLNEAGVKLVETRLHFYLNLSDLKKYQGERYHVRKATVADIPVLTNVASLCRNSFDRLHADYTFSNEEADQYLATYAEAAVNGFCDTVFVPNEATLPTASFLSFNLVRDIGAFSGISLLRVSLAAVAPENKGWLSKLLSEAVQYGKEQKMSHIEYPTQASNRAAINVCEKLGFNLGSTSHILSFSD; encoded by the coding sequence ATGGAAATAAGTTTGGAAGAATTGATTCAGAGCCGGAAAGATGCTTTGGAGAATTACAGTCCCTACAGTTTCATAAGAGAGATAAAGCCATCTAATCAATTTTATCTTTTTGTGAAAGATAAGATCAAAAGGTTTGGAGCTGTTGACACTTGTTATCAGTTGAGTATTACTATTGATGACAGCAATTTTGTTTTCCTCTATGAAGACCTGCCATGGGATAGTAAGTACTTCAATAGAAACTGCTATAAATTATTTACTGTACTGTACGCGCAGCAGAATGCTTCTGCTCTAATAAAAGCCATCATCACTTTTAGGACCAAGTTGCAGGAAGCGGGAAAATGCTATTGCTTTGCTGAGATCCCTGCAGAAGATATTTTTTTGATTCAGTGTCTGAATGAAGCAGGAGTTAAACTTGTGGAAACAAGGCTTCATTTTTATTTAAATTTAAGTGATTTGAAAAAATATCAGGGAGAGCGGTATCACGTTAGGAAAGCCACTGTAGCCGATATTCCTGTTCTAACCAATGTGGCGTCACTTTGCCGAAATAGTTTTGATAGATTGCATGCAGATTATACTTTTTCAAACGAAGAGGCTGATCAGTATCTAGCTACTTATGCAGAGGCTGCAGTAAACGGCTTCTGTGATACAGTTTTTGTACCTAATGAAGCTACTTTGCCTACAGCATCCTTTTTATCTTTTAACTTGGTTAGAGACATAGGCGCGTTTTCAGGAATAAGTTTATTGCGTGTTAGTTTAGCAGCTGTTGCTCCAGAGAACAAAGGTTGGCTTTCTAAATTATTATCAGAGGCAGTGCAGTATGGTAAAGAGCAAAAGATGTCGCATATAGAGTATCCTACTCAGGCTTCAAATAGAGCCGCAATCAATGTATGTGAGAAGCTAGGCTTTAATCTAGGATCAACTTCACATATCCTGTCTTTTAGTGATTAA
- a CDS encoding glycosyltransferase family 2 protein, producing the protein MAKLSIIIPCYFNENNIPVTASELIANESRFPLDLLFEYVFVDDGSEDNTYRELIKLKETYPDKVKVVKLVKNVGSYNAVVAGMEYATGDCLVIISADLQDPPELMVKMYEYWLKGFKLVIGSRQERHDSVFQKLPANFFHFIMKKIAFNKLPQGGFDYVLFDKAIGGKVVEMSEQNSNIMYLMAWMGYDYVNIPYVRSKRKIGKTRWTFKKRLKLFLDSVFSFSNAPIRAVSGVGLLLGFIFLLYALYLMINRFFNEKGWSVFETIVLFATSFHMIALGLLGEYVWRTLDASKKRPLYIVDKVL; encoded by the coding sequence ATGGCAAAACTTAGTATAATAATACCCTGCTATTTCAATGAGAATAATATTCCGGTAACTGCAAGTGAGTTAATTGCAAATGAGAGCAGATTTCCATTGGATTTATTATTTGAATATGTATTTGTGGATGATGGCTCTGAAGATAATACTTATAGAGAATTAATAAAATTAAAAGAGACATACCCTGATAAAGTTAAGGTAGTGAAGTTGGTAAAGAATGTTGGTTCTTATAATGCTGTTGTGGCAGGAATGGAATATGCAACAGGAGATTGTTTAGTTATTATCTCGGCAGACTTGCAAGATCCACCTGAATTGATGGTTAAAATGTATGAGTATTGGTTGAAGGGGTTTAAGCTTGTTATTGGCAGTCGTCAGGAAAGGCATGATTCTGTTTTCCAAAAACTGCCTGCTAATTTTTTTCATTTTATAATGAAAAAAATTGCCTTTAATAAACTGCCTCAAGGAGGCTTTGATTACGTGTTGTTTGATAAGGCTATTGGAGGTAAGGTTGTTGAAATGAGTGAGCAAAATAGTAATATTATGTACCTGATGGCTTGGATGGGCTATGATTACGTAAACATTCCTTATGTGAGATCGAAAAGGAAAATAGGAAAGACCCGCTGGACATTTAAAAAGAGATTGAAACTCTTTCTTGATTCAGTTTTTTCATTTTCTAATGCTCCAATCAGGGCTGTCTCAGGTGTAGGGTTATTGTTGGGCTTTATCTTTTTGTTATATGCGTTATATCTGATGATAAATAGGTTCTTTAATGAAAAAGGTTGGTCAGTTTTTGAAACTATTGTTTTGTTTGCTACTTCATTTCATATGATAGCGCTTGGCTTATTAGGTGAATATGTGTGGCGTACATTAGATGCGTCAAAAAAGAGGCCTCTGTATATAGTAGACAAGGTGCTTTAA
- a CDS encoding mannose-1-phosphate guanylyltransferase → MNTLSENIYVVVMAGGVGSRFWPFSRNNHPKQFHDVLGIGESLIQSTVKRFSTVCPTENIYVVTNREYKSLVNTHLPELAPDQILKEPVGRNTAPCIAYACFKIAQKNPNALVIVAPADHVILREQAFLKCVRQGVAAAGKENILVTIGIKPSRPDTGYGYIQYVPDGAKAVQKVQTFREKPSLELAQAFLESGDFVWNAGIFIWNVQAIIGAFKEHLTDLAELFESGSAVYYTADEEVFINTVYEQSRNVSIDYGIMEKAQNVYVILGDLGWSDVGTWNSLYSVAHKTLEGNVVDGNTLLYNTQNCIIKTPQDKLVLIQGLHNYIVAEHDNVLMICERKNEQQVKDFVSDVKANKGAMYV, encoded by the coding sequence ATGAATACCTTATCAGAGAACATATATGTAGTAGTAATGGCTGGTGGAGTTGGCAGCCGCTTCTGGCCTTTTAGCAGAAATAATCATCCTAAGCAGTTCCATGATGTGCTTGGTATTGGGGAGAGCTTGATACAGTCAACAGTAAAACGTTTCTCTACTGTTTGCCCTACAGAAAACATATACGTGGTCACGAATAGGGAATATAAAAGCTTAGTAAATACACACTTGCCCGAGCTGGCACCAGACCAGATCTTAAAAGAACCTGTAGGGCGCAATACCGCTCCGTGCATTGCCTATGCCTGTTTTAAGATTGCTCAGAAAAATCCTAACGCCCTTGTGATAGTAGCACCGGCAGACCATGTGATTCTGCGCGAACAGGCATTCTTAAAATGCGTGCGCCAGGGAGTAGCCGCCGCCGGCAAGGAAAACATCTTAGTTACCATTGGCATCAAACCTTCCCGACCTGACACCGGCTATGGATATATCCAATATGTTCCAGATGGTGCAAAAGCGGTGCAGAAGGTACAAACTTTCCGGGAAAAACCTTCTTTAGAGCTAGCTCAGGCATTTCTTGAAAGTGGCGACTTTGTTTGGAACGCAGGTATCTTCATTTGGAATGTACAAGCTATCATTGGTGCGTTCAAGGAGCACCTGACAGATTTAGCCGAACTGTTTGAGTCTGGGTCTGCTGTCTACTATACAGCAGACGAAGAGGTATTCATTAACACTGTCTATGAACAATCCCGCAACGTGTCCATTGATTATGGCATCATGGAAAAAGCGCAAAACGTGTACGTGATCTTAGGGGACCTGGGCTGGTCTGATGTAGGCACCTGGAATTCGCTATATAGTGTTGCACATAAAACCCTTGAGGGAAATGTAGTAGACGGGAATACACTACTCTACAACACCCAAAACTGTATCATCAAAACACCCCAGGATAAGCTGGTGCTCATACAAGGCCTTCATAATTACATAGTAGCAGAACACGACAATGTTCTGATGATTTGCGAGCGAAAAAATGAGCAGCAGGTAAAGGATTTTGTCTCTGATGTAAAGGCGAACAAAGGGGCCATGTATGTCTAA
- a CDS encoding UDP-glucose dehydrogenase family protein: MKIAVVGTGYVGLVTGTCFAEVGIDVTCIDVNVKKIEDLKQGILPIYEPGLEEMVLRNVDKGRLGFSTDLASAIKGCDAAFIAVGTPPGEDGSADLKYVLGVAREIGQHMDDYLVVVTKSTVPVGTAKKVKQAVAEELEKRGSELSFDVASNPEFLKEGAAIDDFLKPDRIVVGVESEQAEEVMRKLYKPFLMNGHPIIFMDVPSAEMTKYAANSMLATKISFMNDIANLCEIMGADVNMVRRGIGSDSRIGNKFIYPGIGYGGSCFPKDVKALIKTAEENGYSMQILKSVESVNENQKEVLFNKVMKQFEGNLTGKTFALWGLSFKPKTDDMREAPSLVIIEKLLAEGANVVAYDPVAIKEAQHMIGENDRVAYAKDEYEALIDADALLVVTEWPEFRSPNFQVMGKLLKNKVIIDGRNIYEAKELQEMGFAYYGIGVQEVLPVIETTN, from the coding sequence ATGAAAATCGCTGTAGTAGGAACGGGCTACGTGGGCCTGGTGACGGGCACTTGTTTTGCCGAGGTGGGTATCGACGTGACGTGCATTGACGTGAACGTCAAGAAGATTGAGGACCTCAAGCAGGGAATCCTGCCCATCTACGAGCCGGGTCTGGAAGAGATGGTGCTGCGCAACGTGGACAAAGGCCGTTTGGGCTTCTCCACCGATCTGGCCTCGGCCATCAAGGGCTGCGACGCGGCCTTTATCGCGGTGGGTACCCCACCCGGCGAGGACGGATCTGCCGACCTGAAGTACGTTCTAGGTGTGGCCCGGGAGATCGGCCAGCACATGGACGACTACCTGGTGGTGGTAACCAAAAGCACCGTGCCAGTGGGAACCGCGAAGAAAGTAAAACAAGCTGTGGCCGAGGAACTAGAAAAACGTGGCTCTGAGCTGTCCTTCGACGTGGCCTCCAACCCTGAGTTCCTGAAAGAAGGTGCCGCCATTGACGACTTCCTTAAGCCAGACCGTATTGTGGTAGGGGTGGAGAGTGAGCAAGCCGAGGAGGTGATGCGCAAACTCTATAAGCCGTTCCTGATGAACGGTCACCCAATCATCTTCATGGATGTTCCTAGCGCAGAGATGACCAAGTACGCGGCCAACTCTATGCTGGCCACCAAGATCAGCTTCATGAACGACATCGCCAACCTTTGCGAGATCATGGGCGCCGATGTGAACATGGTGCGCCGCGGCATCGGCTCCGATTCCCGCATCGGCAACAAGTTCATCTACCCAGGCATCGGTTACGGTGGATCTTGCTTCCCTAAAGATGTGAAGGCGCTCATCAAAACCGCCGAGGAAAACGGCTACTCCATGCAAATCCTGAAGTCTGTGGAGTCAGTGAACGAGAACCAGAAGGAGGTACTTTTCAATAAAGTGATGAAACAATTTGAAGGTAACCTGACCGGGAAGACGTTTGCGCTGTGGGGACTTTCCTTCAAGCCAAAGACCGATGACATGCGCGAGGCACCATCATTGGTGATCATCGAGAAACTTTTGGCCGAGGGTGCCAATGTAGTAGCGTATGACCCAGTGGCTATCAAAGAAGCTCAGCACATGATCGGGGAGAATGACCGGGTTGCTTACGCAAAAGACGAGTACGAGGCCCTGATTGACGCCGATGCGTTGCTAGTGGTGACTGAGTGGCCTGAGTTCCGCTCGCCAAACTTTCAGGTAATGGGCAAACTATTAAAGAACAAGGTGATCATTGACGGTCGTAACATCTACGAAGCCAAAGAACTGCAGGAGATGGGCTTTGCCTACTACGGCATCGGGGTGCAGGAAGTGCTTCCTGTCATAGAAACCACAAACTAA
- a CDS encoding UDP-glucuronic acid decarboxylase family protein, with the protein MANKRKRALITGAAGFLGSHLCDRFIDEGFHVIAMDNLITGDLKNIEHLFGLEQFEFYHHDVSKYVHVPGELDYILHFASPASPIDYLKIPIQTLKVGSLGTHNLLGLARAKGARLIIASTSEVYGDPEVHPQVEEYWGNVNPVGPRGCYDEAKRFQEAITMAYHTHHGVETRIVRIFNTYGPRMRLNDGRVLPAFMSQALRGEELSIFGDGSQTRSFCYVDDLIEGIYRLLMSDYALPVNIGNPSEVTIKEFAEEICKLTGVELKLGYQPLPENDPQKRRPDITKAREILGWEPKVSRAEGLRRTLEYFKEHVETAPVEARAF; encoded by the coding sequence ATGGCAAATAAGAGAAAAAGAGCGTTAATCACCGGGGCGGCTGGGTTTTTGGGCTCGCACCTGTGCGACCGCTTCATAGACGAGGGTTTCCACGTGATCGCGATGGACAACCTGATCACGGGCGACCTGAAGAACATAGAGCACCTGTTCGGGCTGGAGCAGTTCGAGTTTTACCACCACGACGTGTCCAAGTACGTGCACGTACCGGGCGAGTTGGACTACATCCTGCACTTCGCCTCACCGGCCTCCCCGATCGACTACCTCAAGATCCCGATCCAGACCTTGAAGGTGGGGTCCTTGGGTACGCACAACCTGCTGGGCTTGGCCCGGGCGAAGGGCGCGCGGCTCATCATCGCCTCCACCTCGGAAGTGTACGGCGACCCTGAGGTGCACCCGCAGGTGGAGGAGTACTGGGGCAACGTGAACCCGGTAGGGCCCCGCGGCTGCTACGACGAGGCCAAGCGCTTCCAGGAGGCCATCACCATGGCCTACCACACCCACCATGGGGTGGAGACCCGCATCGTGCGGATCTTCAACACCTACGGCCCGCGCATGCGCCTCAACGACGGCCGCGTGCTGCCCGCCTTCATGAGCCAGGCGCTCAGGGGCGAGGAGCTCTCCATTTTCGGGGATGGTTCGCAGACCCGCTCGTTTTGCTACGTGGATGACCTGATCGAGGGCATCTACCGCCTGCTGATGAGCGACTACGCTCTACCGGTGAACATCGGGAACCCGTCTGAGGTGACCATCAAAGAGTTCGCTGAGGAGATCTGCAAACTGACGGGCGTTGAGCTAAAACTGGGTTACCAGCCGCTACCGGAGAATGACCCGCAGAAGCGCCGTCCGGACATCACTAAGGCTCGCGAGATCCTAGGATGGGAGCCGAAAGTGTCCCGCGCCGAAGGACTGAGACGCACCCTAGAATATTTCAAGGAGCACGTGGAGACGGCTCCTGTTGAAGCCAGAGCGTTTTAA
- the asnB gene encoding asparagine synthase (glutamine-hydrolyzing), whose amino-acid sequence MCGISGIYAFTQEGYSALQRLSDSTDALQLRGPDSGGHFTHGSVGLGHRRLSIIDVSDVACQPMHTENERYTIVFNGEIFNYQELKKQLIEKGYSFFSQSDTEVLLKYYIEEGPTFLKKLNGFFAFAIYDKEEESLFVARDRYGIKPLLMFQDEDKLVFASEMKSLLAFGIPRKLDYASLYEYLQLNYIPAPASIFKGVKKLMPGHYFMVGKKGEVEVKRWYKIPYDEKKVKSNDLSYEAQQKKLVDLMDGAVQRRLISDVPLGAFLSGGIDSSAIVALASRHTQHLNTFSIGYKDEPFFDETKYAKMVADKYKTNHTVFSLTNNDLYEHLFRALDYIDEPFADSSALAVNILSHYTRQKVTVALSGDGADELFAGYNKHMAEYKVRQGGFAAESVAALLPLWEIMPKSRNSSFGNKIRQFQRFGEGMNLSAKDRYWRWASFATEEDAKSLLSGRSKKILSKDTYKKRRQKILNHLSQKGDINEVLLTDMQLVLPNDMLTKVDLMSMANSLEVRTPFLDYKVVNFAFSLPQSSKIDGAMKKKIVQDAFREMLPAELYKRPKHGFEVPLLKWFQNELRPMIMDDLLSDAFIEAQGIFSLKEIQRLKAQLFSKNPGDIHARIWALVVFQHWWKKWMA is encoded by the coding sequence ATGTGCGGTATATCAGGAATCTACGCTTTTACTCAGGAAGGTTATTCAGCTCTTCAACGTTTATCAGACTCAACTGACGCTCTGCAGTTACGTGGTCCAGATTCGGGTGGTCATTTTACCCACGGCTCAGTGGGGTTAGGACATCGGCGGTTATCCATCATTGACGTAAGTGATGTGGCTTGTCAGCCGATGCATACAGAAAACGAACGCTATACTATTGTGTTCAATGGCGAGATCTTCAACTACCAAGAACTCAAGAAACAGCTGATAGAGAAAGGCTATTCTTTCTTTTCGCAGTCCGATACCGAAGTTCTACTCAAATATTACATAGAAGAAGGGCCAACCTTCCTGAAGAAGTTGAACGGCTTCTTTGCCTTTGCTATTTACGACAAAGAAGAGGAAAGCCTCTTTGTAGCCCGCGACCGGTATGGCATAAAGCCCCTCCTGATGTTCCAGGATGAGGACAAACTGGTGTTTGCCTCAGAGATGAAGTCGCTCCTGGCTTTCGGTATTCCCCGCAAATTAGACTACGCTTCCCTGTATGAATACCTGCAGCTCAACTATATTCCTGCCCCAGCTTCCATCTTTAAAGGAGTGAAGAAGCTAATGCCTGGCCATTATTTTATGGTAGGGAAAAAAGGGGAAGTGGAAGTGAAGCGGTGGTATAAGATTCCGTATGACGAGAAGAAGGTCAAGAGCAATGACCTGTCGTATGAGGCACAGCAAAAAAAGCTTGTAGACTTGATGGATGGGGCCGTGCAACGCCGTCTAATTTCTGATGTTCCGCTAGGTGCTTTCTTAAGCGGAGGAATTGATTCTTCGGCCATTGTTGCTCTGGCCTCCAGGCATACGCAGCATTTAAATACCTTCTCCATTGGCTACAAAGACGAGCCTTTTTTTGATGAGACCAAGTATGCTAAAATGGTAGCAGACAAGTACAAGACCAATCATACCGTCTTTTCGCTTACCAACAATGATTTATATGAGCACCTGTTTCGGGCGCTAGATTACATAGATGAGCCTTTCGCAGACTCTTCAGCCCTGGCCGTGAACATTCTCAGCCATTATACCCGCCAGAAAGTAACGGTGGCCTTGTCAGGTGACGGAGCCGATGAACTGTTTGCCGGGTATAACAAGCACATGGCCGAATACAAGGTGCGGCAGGGTGGCTTTGCTGCCGAATCTGTAGCAGCTTTGTTGCCGCTTTGGGAAATAATGCCCAAATCCAGAAATTCTTCTTTTGGAAATAAAATCCGGCAATTTCAGCGCTTTGGCGAGGGGATGAACCTTTCAGCCAAAGACCGGTACTGGCGCTGGGCTTCCTTTGCTACGGAAGAAGATGCTAAGTCTTTGCTCAGCGGGAGGTCTAAGAAGATTCTTTCCAAAGATACCTACAAAAAGCGGCGCCAGAAGATTTTGAACCATCTTTCCCAAAAGGGGGATATAAATGAGGTGCTTCTGACAGATATGCAACTGGTGCTACCCAATGACATGCTCACCAAGGTAGATTTGATGTCTATGGCCAATAGTCTGGAGGTGCGTACTCCTTTCCTGGATTACAAAGTGGTGAACTTTGCCTTCTCCTTGCCTCAATCTTCCAAGATTGACGGTGCTATGAAAAAGAAGATCGTGCAGGATGCGTTTAGGGAGATGTTACCGGCGGAACTGTACAAGCGCCCTAAGCATGGTTTTGAGGTTCCTTTGCTAAAATGGTTCCAAAACGAACTTCGGCCCATGATTATGGATGATTTGCTGTCCGATGCTTTCATTGAGGCTCAGGGAATATTTAGCCTGAAAGAAATTCAGCGGTTGAAAGCACAACTTTTCTCTAAAAACCCGGGTGACATTCACGCACGCATTTGGGCACTGGTCGTTTTCCAACACTGGTGGAAAAAGTGGATGGCGTAA
- a CDS encoding ABC transporter ATP-binding protein: protein MNKGIVLQALQSISFYLSSKEKRSAIGNFFLLLIASVLDVFGLASLVPVIMAASNPDVIRTNKYIAEVYGFFGFENYKTFLVVLIIGVFFFFLIKNLFSIWVNYKQVVFTAKLAIKIIRKQFDKYTNLPYWHFNNEGSAKLINGIITVPQWYIAGIIRAIFVLFSEIAIMSVIVIGIFVYQPVLFIILIVVLTPSAVLTYQALKNRSQKLGDQINHLRPISHALLTNTFNGYVELKLANKIEEFRNKFIQNQRDVQALDEKSYLFSMIPLKVIEMVAILGIVTIFLYSILFTDSSSNLITLIGLFAAAAYRLMPSLNRMLTSLVTLKQSSYTITELDRFNEFEKEYHEESVKKPVHFEKNIEFQNVSFSFPGSDKKTIDTINLNIRKGEKVGFIGSSGSGKTTLMNLLLRFYEENSGAILVDNVPLKEENKRSWYDIIGYVKQDTFLMESSIKDNITLADVFVDEEKLNYALEKASLKGFVDSLPEGVNTLIGERGSRLSGGQKQRIGIARALYKNTQVLVLDEATSALDTTTEREVSEAINRLSDTDITILIIAHRITTLKDCDKIFEMGEGKIVAERTYEEVLKEVS, encoded by the coding sequence ATGAATAAAGGAATTGTACTACAAGCCTTACAGAGCATATCATTTTATCTTTCAAGCAAGGAGAAAAGAAGTGCTATTGGTAACTTTTTTTTATTACTTATTGCTTCTGTTTTAGATGTTTTTGGCTTAGCATCACTTGTACCTGTTATTATGGCAGCATCTAACCCAGACGTAATAAGAACTAACAAATATATAGCCGAAGTTTACGGTTTCTTTGGGTTTGAAAATTATAAGACGTTCTTAGTAGTCTTGATTATTGGGGTTTTTTTCTTTTTTTTAATTAAGAATCTTTTTTCTATTTGGGTTAACTATAAACAAGTAGTATTTACAGCTAAATTGGCGATAAAGATTATAAGAAAACAATTTGATAAATACACTAATCTGCCGTATTGGCATTTTAACAACGAGGGGTCTGCAAAATTAATTAACGGGATTATAACGGTTCCTCAGTGGTATATAGCCGGAATAATAAGAGCAATATTTGTTTTGTTTTCTGAAATTGCGATTATGTCTGTCATCGTGATTGGTATTTTTGTTTATCAACCAGTGTTATTTATAATTCTTATTGTCGTTTTAACACCTTCTGCTGTATTAACCTATCAAGCACTTAAAAACAGATCTCAAAAATTAGGTGACCAAATAAATCATTTAAGGCCCATCTCCCACGCCCTCCTGACAAACACTTTTAATGGGTATGTTGAGTTGAAGTTGGCAAACAAAATAGAAGAGTTTAGAAATAAGTTTATTCAAAATCAAAGAGATGTGCAAGCTCTGGATGAGAAGTCTTATCTCTTTTCTATGATTCCGTTAAAGGTGATTGAAATGGTGGCCATATTGGGTATAGTAACAATATTCTTGTATAGTATACTTTTTACAGATTCTTCTAGTAACCTTATAACACTTATTGGCCTTTTTGCAGCAGCAGCCTATAGGTTAATGCCCTCTTTGAATAGAATGTTAACTTCATTAGTGACCCTGAAGCAGAGTTCGTATACAATTACGGAGTTAGATAGGTTTAATGAATTTGAGAAAGAGTACCATGAGGAGTCTGTAAAAAAGCCAGTGCATTTTGAGAAAAACATAGAGTTTCAGAATGTGTCATTTAGTTTTCCAGGAAGTGATAAGAAAACTATTGATACTATAAATTTAAATATTAGAAAAGGAGAGAAGGTAGGCTTTATAGGGTCATCTGGTTCAGGTAAAACCACCCTTATGAATTTGTTATTGCGGTTTTATGAAGAAAATAGTGGGGCTATTTTGGTAGATAACGTTCCCTTAAAAGAGGAAAATAAAAGATCATGGTATGATATTATTGGTTATGTAAAGCAAGATACATTCTTGATGGAATCGTCTATAAAAGACAATATAACTTTAGCTGATGTGTTTGTAGATGAAGAAAAGCTGAATTATGCCCTGGAAAAAGCTTCTTTAAAAGGTTTTGTTGATTCTTTGCCGGAAGGAGTTAATACGTTGATTGGGGAAAGAGGTTCAAGGTTATCAGGAGGGCAAAAGCAGAGAATTGGGATTGCAAGGGCTTTATATAAGAACACTCAAGTGTTGGTGTTAGATGAAGCCACCAGTGCATTAGATACCACCACAGAGCGGGAGGTGAGTGAAGCTATTAATAGGTTGTCAGATACTGACATTACTATTCTGATTATAGCTCACCGAATTACTACCCTGAAAGATTGTGATAAAATATTTGAAATGGGTGAGGGTAAGATAGTTGCTGAACGTACATATGAAGAAGTACTAAAAGAAGTTTCATAG